One window of Mus caroli chromosome 11, CAROLI_EIJ_v1.1, whole genome shotgun sequence genomic DNA carries:
- the LOC110305232 gene encoding keratin-associated protein 9-3-like has protein sequence MACCATSFCGFPTCSTGGTCGSSCCQPSCCGTSCFQPSCCGTGYGIGGGIGCGQEGGFGGVSCRVRWCRPDCRVEGTCLPPCCVVSCIPPTCCQLHHAQASCCRPSYCGQSCCRPACCCYCC, from the coding sequence ATGGCCTGCTGTGCTACTAGCTTCTGTGGCTTTCCCACTTGCTCCACTGGTGgcacctgtggctccagctgctgccagcccagctgtTGTGGGACCAGCTGCTTCCAGCCAAGCTGCTGTGGGACAGGCTATGGCATTGGGGGTGGCATTGGCTGCGGCCAGGAGGGTGGCTTTGGAGGCGTGAGCTGCCGTGTTAGATGGTGCCGCCCTGACTGCCGTGTGGAGGGCACCTGCCTGCCCCCCTGCTGTGTGGTGAGCTGTATACCCCCAACCTGCTGCCAGCTGCACCACgcccaggcctcctgctgccGTCCATCCTACTGTGGACAGTCCTGCTGCCGCCCAGcctgttgctgctactgctgctaa
- the LOC110305229 gene encoding keratin-associated protein 1-3-like: MACCATSFCGFPTCSTGGTCGSNCCQPSCSQSSCCQPSCSQSSCTQSSCCQPTCTQSSCCQPTCTQSSCCQPTCTQSSCCQTSCCGTGSGQEGGSGGVSCRVRWCRPDCRVEGTCLPPCCVVSCTPPTCCQLHHAQASCCRPSYCGQSCCRPACCCHCCEPSCTKPSCSEPSC, encoded by the coding sequence ATGGCCTGCTGCGCTACTAGTTTCTGTGGCTTTCCCACTTGCTCCACTGGTGGCACATGTGGTTCTAACTGCTGTCAGCCCAGCTGCTCCCAAtccagctgctgccagcccagctgctcCCAATCCAGCTGCACCCAgtccagctgctgccagcccaCCTGCACCCAGTCCAGCTGTTGTCAGCCCACCTGCACCCAGTCCAGCTGTTGTCAGCCCACCTGCACCCAGTCCAGCTGCTGCCAGACCAGCTGCTGTGGAACTGGCAGTGGCCAGGAGGGTGGCAGTGGAGGCGTGAGCTGCCGTGTTAGATGGTGCCGCCCTGACTGCCGCGTGGAGGGTACCTGCCTGCCCCCCTGCTGTGTGGTGAGCTGCACACCCCCAACCTGCTGCCAGCTGCACCATgcccaggcctcctgctgccGTCCATCCTACTGTGGACAGTCCTGCTGCCGCCCAGCCTGCTGTTGCCACTGTTGCGAGCCCAGCTGCACTAAGCCCAGCTGCTCTGAGCCCAGCTGTTAA
- the LOC110305226 gene encoding keratin-associated protein 9-3-like encodes MACCATSFCGFPTCSTGGTCGSSCCQPSCCQSSCCQPSCCQPSCCQSSCCQPSCSQSSCCQPSCCQSSCCQPSCCQSSCCQPCCSQPSCCQPSCCGTGSGQEGGSGAVSCRVRWCRPDCRVEGTCLPPCCVVSCTPPTCCQLHHAQASCCRPSYCGQSCCRPACCCYCCPPSCSESNCCEPTC; translated from the coding sequence ATGGCCTGCTGCGCTACTAGCTTCTGTGGCTTTCCCACATGTTCCACTGGTGgcacctgtggctccagctgctgccagcccagctgctgccaatccagctgctgccagcccagctgctgccagcccagctgctgccagtccagctgctgccaGCCTAGCTGCTCCCAgtccagctgctgccagcccagctgctgccagtccagctgttgccagcccagctgctgccaATCCAGTTGCTGCCAACCTTGCTGCTCCCAGCCCAGCTGTtgccagcccagctgctgtgGCACTGGCAGTGGCCAGGAGGGTGGCAGTGGAGCCGTGAGCTGCCGTGTTAGATGGTGCCGCCCTGACTGCCGCGTGGAGGGTACCTGCCTGCCCCCCTGCTGTGTGGTGAGCTGTACACCCCCAACCTGCTGCCAGCTGCACCACgcccaggcctcctgctgccGTCCATCCTACTGTGGACAGTCCTGCTGCCGCCCAgcctgctgctgctactgctgcccACCCAGCTGCTCTGAGTCTAACTGCTGTGAGCCTACCTGTTAA